The following DNA comes from Enterocloster bolteae.
GTACATATTGACCTGATAACAGGACTCAGCAGCAAGGAGGTTGCTGTAGATTTCATCAGGAATAATACCAGTGCGGACGGAATCATCTCAACAAAGCCGGCCCTGATAAAACGGGCCAGAGAGCTGTCCTTGTATACCACGCTGCGGGTCTTTGTATTGGATTCCATGGCTTTTGAAAACATCGAGAAACAGATGAGCGTGGCCAGGCCCGACATCATAGAGATACTGCCGGGACTCATGCCCAAGGTGATACGCAGGGTGTGCAGACTGGTGAAGGTGCCTGTCATAGCGGGGGGACTTATATCAGACAAGGAGGACGTGATGGCCGCCCTGTCAGCCGGGGCCATATCCGTATCCACAACGAATCAGAAAGTATGGCTGATGTGAAATTAGAAACTTAAGTCCGCTCTCCTGG
Coding sequences within:
- a CDS encoding glycerol-3-phosphate responsive antiterminator, which codes for MNQKLYDLIEANPVIAAVKDMEGLDACCQRDEIKVVFILFGDICNISAIVEQIKASDKVAMVHIDLITGLSSKEVAVDFIRNNTSADGIISTKPALIKRARELSLYTTLRVFVLDSMAFENIEKQMSVARPDIIEILPGLMPKVIRRVCRLVKVPVIAGGLISDKEDVMAALSAGAISVSTTNQKVWLM